The Armatimonadota bacterium DNA window AGCCCGATGTCCCTTAAATGAGACGCGCGCTCGATCCGGTCAATCGCACTGTCTGGAAGTCGGAGGTCCTTCGCTACGGCAAGGCTCAGATTGACAACCCTTTCAGTCAGTCCGACTTGTCCTTGGAACCGAAGTTCTACCGCCGATCCGAAAACCTTTAGGTGATTCCGTTCGTGGTCACGATACTGCTGTGGGAGCCTCACGTAGTGAATGTAAGCAAGTCCGGCAGTGACCAAAGCCATGACAACCAGGACGATAATCGCGCCGACACTCACCTTGCCGCACCTCTCAGACATTCTTTGAAGGCCTGTACAACTCGGGGATCAAACTGCGTGCTTGAGCATCTTTCAAGTTCTGCAATCGCGTCGTCCTCGGTCATCGGATCGCGATAGCTTCTCTTTTCTGAACTCTCTGGCCCGCCGACCATCGCGTCGAATGCGTCCGCCACAGAGATGATTTTGCTCTCGATCGGAATCTCGATATCCGAGAGTTGGTGCGGATATCCTTTGCCATCGGGTCGTTCATGGTGGTGCCGGACCCAGGGCACGATCGCCTGGAACCGTTCGCTTCCGGAGAGGATTCTTGCACCGAATTCGGAGTGCTGTTTGACGTGCTCAAATTCGGATTCGGTAAGGCGTGCGGGTTTATCGAGCACTTCCTCATCGATGGCGATTTTTCCGATATCGTGTAAAACGGCCGCCTCGCGCAAAAGCCTCGATTTCGACCGCGGTAGTCCAAGTTTCCGACCGACGTCCTCTGCGAGATTCCCGACTCTTTCAAGGTGGCCATGGGTGTACGGATGCGCCCGCTGAAGCATGATAGTGAGCGCCACCATCGTCTCGTAACTCACTTCTTCGAGTCGCCGCTCAGCATCGATCACACTCCGCAGAAGCCAGATCGGCAAGTAAGTTAGCGGCAAGAGGAGCGCCAAATTTTCTCGGACCAGAACCCCGATACCAATGCCAAACAGGAGATAAACTCCGCTCGCAAAGAGAGTGAATCGCAGTCCTTTTTGAATCTGCTCCGAGAAAGAATGTGCTCCGAAACGAGTCCCAATGTGAGTAACGAGCAAATAGTTGATGCCAAGATAGCCCGCTACAAAGACAGTCACTCCAACCGCCCAATGCGAACCTAACATGTCGGCACCAGTCCACAACAAGCCGCCGGTTGCACTCGAAATGACGGTAACAGCGGCGTTGTATTTGAGCCAGTACAACGCCCGACTCGATCGCTTTCTGGTTTGTTGGATCACCGCGGTCGTGATCACGAGCAAGAGTTCTACAGCCAACGCGTTTGTCGGCCCGGAGATCACGAGGAACCCACAGACGTAGGCGAGACTCAGCGCAAGCATCACACCTTCACGGTGATAATGCACCGGAGCTAGCTCACACAGCAGCGCCAGTGAGAAAAGCAAAATCGCCAGCGGCCAAGCAATGGCGACGAATGGATGTGAAAGCAACAGGAGGGCACTAAGCCCTCCTGCAATAATCCAAAGTGATGTTAGGAAGCCCCTTTCTCTATTGGTTTGGTTTTGCACGAGGTTTCGGAGCGGGCTTACTGGATTGCGCGCTTGGAACAGTGTACTTAAGCCGGGTCAAAGTTGAAGTCCCAGTGATCTTCCGTTCCGCGATCGGTTCAGTTTCGCCCTTGAATTCAGTGACGATTGTCCCGGTCGAATTGCTCTCGGCATAAATCGTTGAGCAAGTCTTGAGATCTAAGTCGTATCGGTACTTCAGGTCGTATTTCACCTTGAGCGCCTTGAACGGACTGTCCTTGTCCGAAAGCCCGAAGTTGCCGTTCACATACGAAACCATGTCGTTATCCAGCTTGAGCGACGCTGTGATTCGGTGGACAGGCTTGTTCCCTGCACCAGTTTTCACGCCCTCATAGACATAGGTGACGTCCAACCGTTGGTTGGCTTGCTTGTTCGATCCTGCCAGCTTTTGAGGCGCATACGACAACGTGTAGGCCCAAGTATCGCCGGGCTTGACTTCTTCTTCAGGCAACTTTGGCGAGAACTCAAACGAGCTGTCCAAGCTGCCAACGTTCAAGGCCATTCGGTAAAGCTCGCCGATGACGTTCCCCATCAAGATATCTGTGATCGTGGTCCCACCAGGGCCTTCCTGCATCATATTCAATGTGCGAGTGGGTTTCGCACCCGGCTTGGCGGGCGGCTTCACGATCTTCGCGCTGAGAAGCTCATTGATCGGAGTGGCCACGATATCAAACTTGAGTTCGCCTTCTTCCTTAACCCGGGTTTCAGGCATTTCGCCGTTTTCACCATCAATTCGGTAAGTCGCTGGGCGGATGTAGCGCATGGATGCGTTGCCATCTTCATCTACCGAATTCACCGTGTAATTGTAGGCGTACTCATAGCCAGTGGTCATCGGCAAGAAAGTCTGGAGTCCAGTCTCTCTGATTTCGACCGTCAGCAGGGCGTTCATTTTGTAGGCCGCGACTTCGCCCTTAAAGTACTTGTGAGCGAGCAAAACCGGAGCCACTGCTGGCTTGGCGGGTGTCGATTGGCCGATCAAAGCGGCGAGAAGAACAGTTGTCAACATGGCATTGGTACAGAGTTGATCAATACTCTACTTTATGATTGACGTGCAAAGTTTGAAGTCCGCAACTGTTTTGTGATCGATTGCGGCCCCATCAGTCGCAAAGCGAGTACCAAGTTCCGGTCCAAGCGTTCGGGTCTGTCGTTGTCTCGCCAGACTTGTTACCCTCGACATTGATCCGCTGAGCATCAAACTTGCCTGCAGATGTCGTGGTCCTTGCACTGCCGTCAGAGAAGATCACGGTGCCGCCGATTCCCGACCATTGACGGTAGTAGTTCCCTGGAGCTGGGCAGTCATAACCGTAGAGATTGCAGGCGTCATTGCCTGGCTTTTGCTGGAACCAAGGCATCATCTCCGTCCGCATGATTCGAGTTTCGCTTGGGAATTCGATGCTGCCAAAGTTCACATTCCGGCTGTAATCGTAAACCGATCCATTTCCAACCGAATAACCGGCGACCATCGTGTACATGCAGCTCGTGAACCTATAGCTGGTGCCATAGGCGGCATAGTAGGTCGGCTTACCTTGTAAGAAGGCAGGAATCGAGGTTCGAGACAGGTATGGCCCTCCGTTATCGAGAGGACTCTTGAAGATTTCCAGGCTCTTGATATAGGGCCGGAGTCCAACTTCGACACCTTTGTGCCGCGCATCTGATGGCGGATAAAACTCGTCGTATGCGGAGAAAATCGGCATTCCGTCGTCGTTGTCACCCACATACATCATGGTTGACATTCCGATCTGCCTAGCTTGGCTGAGGCAAGCGGTGCGCTTCGCACTTTCGCGAGCTTGCGCAAAAACTGGGAATAGAATCGCGGCGAGAATCGCGATGATGGCGATCACCACCAGCAATTCGATGAGCGTAAAGGCTTTTTGGAGTCTCATGGTCTTAAACAAAAAAGAAGGTCACCCACGTCGCACGTAAGTGACCTTCATCCATGGAGTCCGATGGAATTGGTCGCTCACCGCAATCCCTCCGTCGGTACTAGCCGAATCAGGTTCCAAGAGTTCGGCGCTTTGCCATCTCAGCCACACTTATCGTGGCTCCCCTTGCGGATACACTTCCTAACCAAATTCTACGCCGAATCTTGGCTTTGTGTCAAATTTTCGATGACTTTTTTGAGCGGCGTGCCCAAATCCGGGTCAATTTTGATCCCCAGTTCGATGAGTTTGCGATTGCAGAGCACGCTGTTCTTTGGTCTCTTTGCCGCAGTCGGATAGTCTTCTGTTCTGATTGGCTCGATCGCTACGTCAATGCCGGCAATTTCTTTGATGATTTGAGCGAACTCATACCAAGACAGGTCCGTTTGCCCGGTGGCGTGATAGATTCCGCTTGGAATTTCGATCTCGATCGCACTTGCGATCGCATCGCTCAGACCAACCGTGCTCGTTGGGCAACCGCGCTGATCATTGACGATGCGCACAGTGTTTCCAGAACCGAGCAGCCGCAGCACCGTCTTCACAAAACTCGGACCATTGCTCCCATAAAGCCAAGAGGTGCGAAAAACAACGTGAATAGGACTCGATTCGATGACTGCCAGTTCGCCTTCTAGCTTTGATTCACCATAGACGGACTTGGGATTGGTGTCGTGACTCTCGGTGTACGGTTCGGTGCTCTCACCATCAAACACGTAGTCGGTGCTGATGTGAATCAGCCGAATATTGGACATTGCACACGCCTTCGCGAGCATGCTCGGTCCGGTCGCATTGAGCTCAAAGGCTTTCTCCTTCTCGGTCTCGGCAAGATCGACTTTGGTGTACGCTGCGCAGTTGATCGCCCAATCGAACTTTCCGAATTCCTCGGCTGGGATTTTGCCGCAATCGACTGGGTTCGTGATGTCCAGCTCCGCACTCGATGGAGCAACGACGTCAAAACCGCGAGATTTCAATATTGGGACGAGATCAGAACCCAATAGCCCGGTCGCGCCAATCACGAGGATTCGCCTGTTCATTTGGAGGGATCAACCATAGCCATAACCGCATTCCACTCTTCTTCGGTGACTGGCATCACACTCAGTCGCTGACCCCGCATACAAACCGCCATTCCAGCTGTATCTGGGTTCTCACGGAGTGCGGACAATGGAATGACGCGATCAAACTTCCGCACAAAGGAGACATCGACCAGAAGCCAAGTGGGCGGATCTGTCTTGGCTTTGGGGTCGTAGTAGTCTGACTTTGGATCGTACTGAGTGTGGTCGGCGTACCCTTTGGATTCGACGCGCATCACGCCAGCAATTCCAGAAGGGACCGCGTTTGAATGATAAAAGAACGCGAGATCACCGGGTTCAAAACGATCCCGAAAGAAGTTCCGAACAGTGTAGTTCCGGCACCCTTCCCAGGCGTTTTTGACCTCGCGTTCCAGATCGTCAATCGAATAGGTGTCCGGTTCCGATTTCATCAGCCAGTACGCCATATTCGACTATTTTAGCTTGACTTACAAGGTTGCGCTTTCTCGCAGCCGAATCGTGACATCACCACTGACCGCCGAGATGTCGATTATGCCGGCACCTTCGCCGAGTTTCCCCTCGACTTTTCGGTCGGTCTGGATGACATCTTGCAACATCAGCGCAGCGGTGCAAGCCCCTTGCAAGCTACTGATTTTGGTTCGGGCACTGCTCTGATCGGGGATGGTCACCCAAATGTCGCCGCTCACTGTCGTGGCATTCAGAGTTCCTTCGATGGGCACCAAGAAGTCCAGCACAAGGTTGCCGGAAACGCCTTGAACGGAGACGGTTTTGCCGCCACAATTTTGGAACTTGATGTCGCCAGTGGTTGATCGGACATTCATCGCGCCTTGGACGTCAGCGAAATAAATGTCGCCATTTTTGTTATCGACGTTCAGCATGGTTACGGTCGCATTTTCGACGCGAATATCGCCGTCCATGTTGCCGATTTCGACAGTTCCATCTAGGTCTTCAAGGTGAATGTCGCCATTTGAAACGTGCACACGGCACGATCCTCGGGCGCCAATGACCTTGACATCACCAGAATCTGTTCGGATTTCAATCGGGCATCCCTCAGCGAGCGTAATGCTCAAATCCACCGTCGTGAACAGCTGATCGGGCTGCCGAATCATCACAAAGTGATCGCTTTCTTCGACAACGAGAGCGAATTCTGCCGCGCGTTGCTTCAAAACTTCAGGATCGCTT harbors:
- a CDS encoding HD-GYP domain-containing protein, which produces MLSHPFVAIAWPLAILLFSLALLCELAPVHYHREGVMLALSLAYVCGFLVISGPTNALAVELLLVITTAVIQQTRKRSSRALYWLKYNAAVTVISSATGGLLWTGADMLGSHWAVGVTVFVAGYLGINYLLVTHIGTRFGAHSFSEQIQKGLRFTLFASGVYLLFGIGIGVLVRENLALLLPLTYLPIWLLRSVIDAERRLEEVSYETMVALTIMLQRAHPYTHGHLERVGNLAEDVGRKLGLPRSKSRLLREAAVLHDIGKIAIDEEVLDKPARLTESEFEHVKQHSEFGARILSGSERFQAIVPWVRHHHERPDGKGYPHQLSDIEIPIESKIISVADAFDAMVGGPESSEKRSYRDPMTEDDAIAELERCSSTQFDPRVVQAFKECLRGAAR
- a CDS encoding prepilin-type N-terminal cleavage/methylation domain-containing protein yields the protein MRLQKAFTLIELLVVIAIIAILAAILFPVFAQARESAKRTACLSQARQIGMSTMMYVGDNDDGMPIFSAYDEFYPPSDARHKGVEVGLRPYIKSLEIFKSPLDNGGPYLSRTSIPAFLQGKPTYYAAYGTSYRFTSCMYTMVAGYSVGNGSVYDYSRNVNFGSIEFPSETRIMRTEMMPWFQQKPGNDACNLYGYDCPAPGNYYRQWSGIGGTVIFSDGSARTTTSAGKFDAQRINVEGNKSGETTTDPNAWTGTWYSLCD
- the rfbD gene encoding dTDP-4-dehydrorhamnose reductase, producing MNRRILVIGATGLLGSDLVPILKSRGFDVVAPSSAELDITNPVDCGKIPAEEFGKFDWAINCAAYTKVDLAETEKEKAFELNATGPSMLAKACAMSNIRLIHISTDYVFDGESTEPYTESHDTNPKSVYGESKLEGELAVIESSPIHVVFRTSWLYGSNGPSFVKTVLRLLGSGNTVRIVNDQRGCPTSTVGLSDAIASAIEIEIPSGIYHATGQTDLSWYEFAQIIKEIAGIDVAIEPIRTEDYPTAAKRPKNSVLCNRKLIELGIKIDPDLGTPLKKVIENLTQSQDSA
- a CDS encoding EVE domain-containing protein, whose protein sequence is MAYWLMKSEPDTYSIDDLEREVKNAWEGCRNYTVRNFFRDRFEPGDLAFFYHSNAVPSGIAGVMRVESKGYADHTQYDPKSDYYDPKAKTDPPTWLLVDVSFVRKFDRVIPLSALRENPDTAGMAVCMRGQRLSVMPVTEEEWNAVMAMVDPSK
- a CDS encoding DUF4097 family beta strand repeat protein, producing MKLVQEGKLSPDDAAELIDAMNSTSHQEVADVDPSEQGSTTSSGTATPPPPPPPSGSSSSPFGSLIDAIEKLGREVTATVDWNEVSTQLKDGVKSGADAIKKAASEFKAGKFNIGFFDQEAKEVRQPLMVPSGKILRIEATNGDIEVKVDASGTPEVVANAKFKGSDPEVLKQRAAEFALVVEESDHFVMIRQPDQLFTTVDLSITLAEGCPIEIRTDSGDVKVIGARGSCRVHVSNGDIHLEDLDGTVEIGNMDGDIRVENATVTMLNVDNKNGDIYFADVQGAMNVRSTTGDIKFQNCGGKTVSVQGVSGNLVLDFLVPIEGTLNATTVSGDIWVTIPDQSSARTKISSLQGACTAALMLQDVIQTDRKVEGKLGEGAGIIDISAVSGDVTIRLRESATL